DNA sequence from the Methylobacterium sp. SyP6R genome:
TGTGATGATCGGGGCGAAGTCGGCCTGATTTGGGACATCTTGCTGGGCAAGAGACTTGCGTGGGGTGGAGCCAGCTAGGCTAAAGGATCTCATCCCGCCGCACCGGTCGGGGCGATCTGCCTGGAAGGGACGTTTCTTTGAGTGCGCAGCGAGACCCGAACGCGATGCGAGCGGCCCAAACTGTCCTCCATGTCGGCTGCGGCGCGTATGCGCGGGAGAAGCTCCATCCGGTATTCCGCACAAGCGGATGGCGTGAGATCCGGATGGATCTCGATCCACGGGTCAAGCCGGATCTCGTCGGTTCGATGACCGACCTCTCCGCCTTTGGCGACGGGACGATCGGCGCCGTCTGGTCGTCTCACAACATCGAGCACCTGTACGATCACGAGGTCCCCGCCGCCTTCAGCGAGTTTCGCCGCGTGCTGAGCCGCGACGGGTACGCTCTGGTCACGACGCCGGATCTTGCGGCGGTGGCGCAACTCGTCGTGGATGGGCATCTGGAGGAGGCCGCCTATCAGTCACCGGCCGGTCCGGTCTCTGCGCTCGACATGATCTTCGGCCACCGTGCCTCGATTCGGTCGGGCTTCGAGCTGATGGCGCATCGCACCGCGTTCACCGCCGAGCGGCTGGGTCGTCTGCTGCTCGAGGCAGGGTTCCCGAAGGTTCTCGTCCGGCGCGGGCGACGTTACGACCTGTGGGCGGTCGCACTGATGTCGGAGACGATTCCGGACGAACCCTTCGCCGACCTCATCCGCCAATCCTGAGGATGCGGAAACCATGGCGTTGCGCGTTCTCCTCATTCACCAGACATTCCCCTCTCAGCTCGTCGCCGCACTTGAGGCGCTTGAGGCGCGAGAGGACGTCGAGCTCGCCGGGATCGGGATGAATCCCTATCGTCGCCCGGGCCTGCGGTACCGTCAGTATACCCCCGCCCTGATCGAGCACACCGGCGATGCGGTGCTCGACGACCTGACGACCCGGGCCGCGATGGCCGCCGGAGCGGCCGCGGCGGCGCGGGCTCTGCGGTACGACGGGTTCGAGCCGGACGTCATCGTCGCTCATCCCGGTTGGGGCGAGGCCCTCTACATGAAGGACCTGTTTCCGCGGGCGAAGCTGATCTGCTACTGCGAGTACTACTACCTTCGCGAGGGGGGCGAGGTGAACTTCGACCCGGAGTTCCCTCCCGCCTCGCCCGAGATCCTGCACCGGATGCGGGCCCGCAATGCCGTCACCCTCGCAAGCCTGGAAGATGCGGAGGTCGGCGTCGCCCCCACCATCTGGCAACGCTACACCTTCCCGGCTTTCCTGCACTCGCGCATCCGGATCGTCCACGAGGGGATCCTGCCACCGGAACCGCCCGGCTTTGGCAGGCCTGTTCCGCGGCGCGAGGATAACGTGGTCACGTTCGCGGCGCGCCATCTCGAACCCCATCGCGGCTTCCACACCTTCATGCGCGCCGTTCCGCGGATCCTGCAGCAGAATCCGGCTGCAGATATCCGCATCATCGGTTCCGATCAGGGCGGCTACGGCGCCCCACCTGGCGACGGCCGGACCTGGAAGGAGTTCCTCCTGGGCGAGGTCGGTGGCGAGCTCGATCCGCGGCGCGTCCATTTCCTCGGATTGCTCGACCGTCCGCGCTACGTCGAGATGCTGCGCCGGACCAGCGTCCATACATACCTGACCTACCCGTTCGTCCTTTCTTGGTCGGCCCTCGAGGCCATGGCGCTGGGCTGTCCGATGGTGATGTCGGACACCACGCCCACCCGCGAGCTGATCCGGACCGGGGACGAAGCCGAGATCGTCGACTTCTTCGACCCGGCTGCTCTGGCCGAGACGGTCTGCCGCCTGTTGGTCGATGGCCGCCGCCGCGATGAACTTGCCGCGCGCGGGCCGCAGATCGTGGTCGAGCGTCGGCTCAGCAGAGAGGACGGACAGGAGGCATGGCGGCAGCTGATCCTCTCGCTCTGATGCTGTCGTGCGCCGGAGGACCGGCTGCGCGATGGTCGCATTAGCTCTAGTCGAGGCACCGGCTCCTTGGTCGTGTCACAAATCTCTGTATGATCGGGAAGTGGAGCCGGAATGCTCGTATCGGCACGACAAGTTAGAAACAGACTGCCATACGGTCCGCGATTTGCACCGCGGCGGCGCTCGCTGTCGCGGTCCGGCGCGACGGACCTTTCAGCGACAACCGCTTGCGCTCACGTTGTGCAGGAGGCCGGTGAGGAGAATGAGTTCGATGCGGGGTAAAGCGAAGCGGCCCGGGCCGCACAAGAGGGACACGCCGCTCGACCGAGGGGTCCAGGCCGTGCGGCCTGCACTCATCCATTTATGTCTGTTTAGTCTCCTCCTTAATCTCCTGAGCTTCTCCACCGTCATCTACACTATGCAGGTATTCGATCGCGTACTGTCGACGCGTAGCATTAGCACGTTGATATCTCTGACTATCCTGTTTCTGCTTGCCACGGCTGCAACGGCCATTCTAGGTGCTTGCCGTGCCTCGGCGCTGCGCCGCATCGGCGGCGCTCTCGACCGCGAGGTTGTTCGCGATCTTTACGACCTGGTCTATGCCGAGACGCTGGAGACGCGTCGGTTAGATACAATGCATGCTTTCCGTGATCTGGAAACTATTCGACAGTTTATCGCGAGCCAAGCGATAGTGCCGCTTTTCGACTTGCCTTGGATTCCCATCTATCTGATAGTTGCCTTCTCCCTGCATGTTTGGCTCGGTACCGCCATGACGGTTGCAATCGTCGTTGTGCTGATACTGGCTGTCCTCAACGAAATTTTCAATCGCGCAAATCTCGACCGGGCCTCACAAAACGCAACTCAAGCCCAGTGGCTCTTGGACAGCGCGGTACGAGAAGCGGAAATCCTGCACGTCATGTCGATGGTCCTCGGCTTCCGGGACCAGTGGCTCGCAGCCTACAACAAGAGCCTCGCATGGCAGATTGCAGCAACCCACGTCTCCAAAACGATCGCGACGGTTCTGAAGTTCTGGCAGCAGTTCACATCGTTCGGCTTGGTGGCGCTTTCGGCGTACCTTTCCATCCAGGGGCAGGTCTCGCCCGGTGCAATGTTCGCCGTCATGTTCATCAGCGGAGCGTGTATCGGCGTCGTCCAGGCGGCTTCCAGCCAGTGGCTCGTATTCCTCCAGGCGCGCCAAGCTTATGGGCGGTTGCAGATTTTGTTCCGTGCTGCTGATGGTGCTGGATCACGGATGTCGTTGCCGCGTCCTGAGGGCCGCCTTGACGTCAGTTCGTTGGCGGTAACTGCGCCTGGCACGTCGCACTTCATCCTGAGCCAAGTGAGTTTTTCCCTGCCAGCCGGCACGGTGACAGCTGTGGTAGGGCCGAGCGGAGCCGGCAAGTCGACGCTGGTGCGCTGCCTGATTGGTATCTGGGCGCCATCTCTGGGTACGGTGCGGTTGGATGGATCGGAGCTACAGCACTGGGAGGCGGACGCATTAGGGCAACACCTAGGTTACCTGCCGCAGAGCGTAGAACTCTTGTCGGGAACGATCGCGCAGAACATAGCGCGGTTCGGGCGCGTGGACGACGCGGCGGTTCTGGCAGCGGCGCAACTGGCGGGGGTGCATGAGGTGATCCAGCAATTGCCCCAGGGCTATGGCACGGATGTGGGGGAGGGGGGGAGCGCCCTGTCGGGCGGTCAGCGGCAGCGTATCGGCTTGGCGCGTGCAATCTACGGAGACCCCGCTCTGGTGGTTTTAGACGAGCCAAATTCGAACTTGGACGCTCTAGGGGAGGCAGCTCTGGCGCAGGCGCTGGAGGTGCTGAAGGGTCGTGGGACGACCTGCGTGTTGATCACCCATAAGGCGAACGTGCTGACGCTGGCGGATTACATCCTGGTGCTAAAGGATGGCACGGTGTCGCGGTTCGGTACACGTGACGAGGTGCTCACGCCGCAGAAGGCTGCTCTACGCTCGGCCGGCTCCACCTCGCTTCCGACCCGCCATGCTGCCGCCGGATGATGCCAATGTCTTCTGACTTTACAGTCCCTGCCCCGAGTGACGTCGGGCCAGCTCCGGTGCAACATAACCAGACTGCGTTAAGCCGAACACTGGCCGTGCAGCGGCCCGCGCTGCTTCACGCGGCGCTGATCAGCCTATTTCTCAGCGTTTCAGTGCTGACCGGCAGTATATTTGTTGAGCAAGTATATGACCGAGTGATGATTCATAAACAGATAGTGACGCTGATCATTTTATTTATTATCCTAGTTGCTCAGCTCGTTGTTGCTGGTGTCCTTTCTAAGCTGCGCGATGCAATCCTTGAACGAGTGGGGCTGAATATAGATGCAGAGTTACGTCCAGCTCTCTTTAGCGTTCGAGTTCGAGCTGCGATAGGTGTCCCCAAGCCAAACGCCCGGGACGGGCTCGACGACCTTGATACGCTGCGCGGCTTCATCGGTGGAACCGGCGTGTCAGCGTTATATGATGCGTTGCCGATTCCTATATACCTCGCAGTCTGTTTCGCGATTCACAATGTGCTTGGTTTGTTCGCGGCCAGTGCCGTCGCGATCGTGGCTTTCTTAGGAATCTATCAGACTCTGCTTCGCTCCCGGCGCTTGCTAGTTCCTATGCGTGCGGCTGCCAAAACTTTAATCCTAGCCGATACATACAAAAATATCGAGGCTGTACAGGCGCTGGGAATGCGAGCAGCATTCCGCGCACGATGGGTTGAGTCTCACGAAAGAGACTCCCATTCTAATATTTTGCTCGAAGACCATCTTGCTATAATTAAATCTATAACTAATTTTTTGACTTCTGTACTTGCAGGACTATGTATGGGAGTGGGTGCATATTTAGCAATTAATAACGAAATATCTCCAGGCAATGTTGTCGGCGTAATGTTAATTGCTAACAAACTTCTGCAACCGATCTCGCAATTTATTGGTGAGCTGCCCTCATTCATGCGAGCGCGCCAAGCTTATGGGCGGTTGCAGATTTTGTTCCGTGCTGCTGATGGTGCTGGATCACGGATGTCGTTGCCGCGTCCTGAGGGCCGCCTTGACGTCAGTTCGTTGGCGGTAACTGCGCCTGGCACGTCGCACTTCATCCTGAGCCAAGTGAGTTTTTCCCTGCCAGCCGGCACGGTGACAGCTGTGGTAGGGCCGAGCGGAGCCGGCAAGTCGACGCTGGTGCGCTGCCTGATTGGTATCTGGGCGCCATCTCTGGGTACGGTGCGGTTGGATGGATCGGAGCTACAGCACTGGGAGGCGGACGCATTAGGGCAACACCTAGGTTACCTGCCGCAGAGCGTAGAACTCTTGTCGGGAACGATCGCGCAGAACATAGCGCGGTTCGGGCGCGTGGACGACGCGGCGGTTCTGGCAGCGGCGCAACTGGCGGGGGTGCATGAGGTGATCCAGCAATTGCCCCAGGGCTATGGCACGGATGTGGGGGAGGGGGGGAGCGCCCTGTCGGGCGGTCAGCGGCAGCGTATCGGCTTGGCGCGTGCAATCTACGGAGACCCCGCTCTGGTGGTTTTAGACGAGCCAAATTCGAACTTGGACGCTCTAGGGGAGGCAGCTCTGGCGCAGGCGCTGGAGGTGCTGAAGGGTCGTGGGACGACCTGCGTGTTGATCACCCATAAGGCGAACGTGCTGACGCTGGCGGATTACATCCTGGTGCTAAAGGATGGCACGGTGTCGCGGTTCGGTACACGTGACGAGGTGCTCACGCCACGTGAATCAGTATGGAGTAACAACAACCCGAGCGCCTCATAAGTTTTCACTGCTTCCAACACATCTTTGATCTGAGGCATCAAATGCAGCTTACATCGCAAATGCATGCACCTACGATACAAACTAGCTGGCACAAGCCAGTTTCACTTGCATATCTTATTATTCTGACGACTTTTGGCGGCGGCGCCGGATGGGCCACTTTTGCTAGGTTAGAAAGTGCGGCTATCGCCAACGGCGTTGTCGTCGCGGAGACGAATAGAAAGACTATTCAACACCTCGAGGGAGGAATAGTGCGTGAAATTTTAGTCAAAGACGGGGATCGAGTGCAAGAAGGTGATATAATTTTAAAGATGGACGATACACAAGCAAAATCAAATCTCGATACTATAAAAAACCAAATAAATGTCTTCAGAATACAGGAAGCTAGACTTCTTGCGGAGCTGCATAAGTCATCGAAAATAGTTTTGCCAAATGATATAGCCGGTCGATTAAGTGAGTACCAAATAAGGCGTGTCTATGATGACCAAGTAAGCAATATGTTACAGCGCGCAACGTACATTAAGTCGCAAGTTGATGTATTGAACTCAAAAATCTTACAATCGGAGCAGGAATTAAGTGCGCTCGCAAATGACGCTGAACGCGCAAGTCAGCAATTGCTGACCATAGATCAAGAGCTTGGCGGACTGCGGCAACTCCTCGCTAAGCAACTAGTGCCCATTTCGCGCGTTGCGAGCCTCGAACGCGAGAGGATTCGGTTACAAGGAGTCTCGGAGAGAGCTGTATCAGATAAGAAAAAAGTTGCGCAGTCAATACAAGAAACAAATCTGACAATAGTGCAGATTCAGAAGCAATTTCTTCAGCAGGTATCATCCGATATTGTGGATGTACGGAAAACGCTTTCCGAGCTAGCGGAGAAAGAAAGAGTTGCGAATGATATTTTACAACGAACGGAACTGAAAGCTCCGAGGACCGGAATTGTACAAGCATCAAAAATTTTTACGATCGGCGCAGTAATTAGACCTGGTGACCCAATACTTGAGATATCGCCCACGGGAGATCAATTAACAATTTCTATACAGATATCGCCAGGAGATATTGATTCGATTAGTGAAGGTCTTACCGCTCAGGTGCGATTCCCTACATATCATTCACGTCGGGTGCCTTTCATGTTTGGACATCTTAAATCGGTTTCGTATGATCGCGTCACGGACCCCCAAGATCCGCGTAATTTTTACTATCAGGGACAAATTACTGTTGACGCAGCCTCAGTACCGCTGGAAATCAAAGATAAACTAAAACCTGGCATACCAGCAGAGGTAATAGTTACGACCGGGGAGCAAACACCAATTGATTATTTCTTAGGACCACTTTTCGATAGACTAGCACACGGTTTGCGTGAACGTTAAAATTTGGCAAAATAAGGAGAGCGAAGTTGTAATACGCATGACAAATGGAATATATCTGCCTCTATCATAAAAGCTTCAGGTAGCATAGAGATGAAAAATCGCAATAAAACCTCTGACACACATCAAAAAATTAATCAGGTCTTATCAATCGCTATACCTGTTAGCGAAGAACAAGAATGGGCACACATTGATTTTGAAAGTATCGCTATTCATTCTGTGTCAGTTAACAGCGATGGTGACATTATACTGACGCCTTTAACAAAAATTGCGGAAGTTGGCATGCCACTGTTCGTCGGTGTATTCTATAGAAATGACGAAAATTACAATGTTGCAAATTCAATACTTCAACTTCAATCTGGACCGATTAATTTTAGACTTGCCGAACTTGTCAAAATCGACAGTCTCGATCCCCATCAGCTACTTAGCCAAGTTAATACCCAACTTGTTAGATTTACTCTGGTATTAACGGCATTTAATAGAGATTTAATGCTGTCGCAAAATACATTAAGATTAGAATACGAAAAGATCCATAGACGATTTTCGGCACTAGACTCATTCATTCAAAGTGCGGATGTCAAGTTGATACGGGAGCGTATATCATTATTACCTGAGCAGGAGCAAAATGATGACTTCCCTCGCTTAGATCTTGGCAGATCTGTTATATCGCAAACACTTCCTACTTATTCGTCGGGGCTCGCTGCAGTATCGCTTCGGCTTGGGTTTATCGATCCAACTCAAGGTACAAAAATATCTGTCAGTCTTAGAGTCGGAGATAATCCGCATCCCGAGTTTCGCTGGATCATTGCTTCTGAAGATATCTTAGAGAGTGGCGGGTGGATAATTTTGAGTCTCAATAGAGCAATTGATTCTCCAAACAAGAGTGTTGTGCTGCAGGTCGATCTTCGAGAAGGCGAATTAAATACGGCATGGATTGGGCTTGGTCCAGTATCTGCCAATAATCAGTATGTTGTACATGAAGCTCGTACGAATGAGTCGATATCTAACAGGTGTTTAGCGTTACGAACGTGGGAGGCCCCACCCGGTACAGCCGTGCCGGTCACAGCGAACATGATTCGCCCAACCTATGTTCGTTCTACAGAGCCTAACAACCGCATCTCAACTAGACACCGTTTATCCGCTCCGGCTCTTGAAAAAGTGAAGTCTGGCACGGACGACTCCTGGGCGTCCGGATTCAGCCCCGTAATTTATGATCATTATACGGACGCTATTTGCGTCCACCCGCCAAATAACGGATATACACTTGCAGTAATCAATGGCATAATTCCTTCTTCGGCAAATTTGGTTATTGCGAAGTCAATGATTGCCAATGAAAAATCCAATGATATTGAATTTTGTATTGCGATATTTGACCCTGAGCTGGCTCGCTTGAAAGCTGGGGATATGCGCAGCCCAATTGCTGGCACTTTGAGCTGGTCAGGATGGACGAGGGTGTCGGCGTCTATGGGTAAAGTCCCGCTGTCGGTCATCGTTCCAGAAGAAACGAAAGATAAGTTTCGAGCCAATCTTTCACTAGCTCTCATTACAAAAATGAGTTCCGGTCGCAACAACGATTTTGCGTGGGCTCGCTTTATTGACATCGAGGTTGAATAAAATGCTGATACGTACGTTCGAGCACAAAAACCCAGATGCGTCTAAGGCGCATGATCTGAATTCTGCCTCCAGCCTTGTAGTTATTATACCTGTCTACAAGCATTCTGGGCTTTTAGTGGAAGCAGTACAAAGTGCCCTTGCTCAGCAATTATCTGTTGAATTAAAAGTAATCATCGTCAATGACGGGTGCCCGTTCCTCGAAACCCACCTTGTGGGCACAACGCTCCAAGCGGCACACGATAACGTTGAATATATTTATAAAACAAACGGCGGACCGAGTTCTGCACGCAATATAGCTATTGAATATATTATTGACAATCATTCAGAGGTAAGCTGCGTTTTCTTTCTTGACGCAGACAATAGGCTTTCGGAGCACGCCCTTGAAACGGCGTATAAATTGTTAAGCGCAAGACCAGACATCGGATGGGTATATCCTCACATATCCGCATTCGAAGTTGACTGGGATGGAGATTATAGCTCTCCGTATTCAAAACTTTTTCATATTGCCCATAACAATGTTTGCGATACGGGAAGTCTTATAAAAATAGAGTTGTTGAAAAAGATACGGTTTAACGAAAATGCGAGGTCTGGCTTCGAGGATTGGGATTTTTGGCT
Encoded proteins:
- a CDS encoding class I SAM-dependent methyltransferase; this translates as MRAAQTVLHVGCGAYAREKLHPVFRTSGWREIRMDLDPRVKPDLVGSMTDLSAFGDGTIGAVWSSHNIEHLYDHEVPAAFSEFRRVLSRDGYALVTTPDLAAVAQLVVDGHLEEAAYQSPAGPVSALDMIFGHRASIRSGFELMAHRTAFTAERLGRLLLEAGFPKVLVRRGRRYDLWAVALMSETIPDEPFADLIRQS
- a CDS encoding glycosyltransferase; amino-acid sequence: MALRVLLIHQTFPSQLVAALEALEAREDVELAGIGMNPYRRPGLRYRQYTPALIEHTGDAVLDDLTTRAAMAAGAAAAARALRYDGFEPDVIVAHPGWGEALYMKDLFPRAKLICYCEYYYLREGGEVNFDPEFPPASPEILHRMRARNAVTLASLEDAEVGVAPTIWQRYTFPAFLHSRIRIVHEGILPPEPPGFGRPVPRREDNVVTFAARHLEPHRGFHTFMRAVPRILQQNPAADIRIIGSDQGGYGAPPGDGRTWKEFLLGEVGGELDPRRVHFLGLLDRPRYVEMLRRTSVHTYLTYPFVLSWSALEAMALGCPMVMSDTTPTRELIRTGDEAEIVDFFDPAALAETVCRLLVDGRRRDELAARGPQIVVERRLSREDGQEAWRQLILSL
- a CDS encoding type I secretion system permease/ATPase — translated: MRGKAKRPGPHKRDTPLDRGVQAVRPALIHLCLFSLLLNLLSFSTVIYTMQVFDRVLSTRSISTLISLTILFLLATAATAILGACRASALRRIGGALDREVVRDLYDLVYAETLETRRLDTMHAFRDLETIRQFIASQAIVPLFDLPWIPIYLIVAFSLHVWLGTAMTVAIVVVLILAVLNEIFNRANLDRASQNATQAQWLLDSAVREAEILHVMSMVLGFRDQWLAAYNKSLAWQIAATHVSKTIATVLKFWQQFTSFGLVALSAYLSIQGQVSPGAMFAVMFISGACIGVVQAASSQWLVFLQARQAYGRLQILFRAADGAGSRMSLPRPEGRLDVSSLAVTAPGTSHFILSQVSFSLPAGTVTAVVGPSGAGKSTLVRCLIGIWAPSLGTVRLDGSELQHWEADALGQHLGYLPQSVELLSGTIAQNIARFGRVDDAAVLAAAQLAGVHEVIQQLPQGYGTDVGEGGSALSGGQRQRIGLARAIYGDPALVVLDEPNSNLDALGEAALAQALEVLKGRGTTCVLITHKANVLTLADYILVLKDGTVSRFGTRDEVLTPQKAALRSAGSTSLPTRHAAAG
- a CDS encoding type I secretion system permease/ATPase; amino-acid sequence: MQRPALLHAALISLFLSVSVLTGSIFVEQVYDRVMIHKQIVTLIILFIILVAQLVVAGVLSKLRDAILERVGLNIDAELRPALFSVRVRAAIGVPKPNARDGLDDLDTLRGFIGGTGVSALYDALPIPIYLAVCFAIHNVLGLFAASAVAIVAFLGIYQTLLRSRRLLVPMRAAAKTLILADTYKNIEAVQALGMRAAFRARWVESHERDSHSNILLEDHLAIIKSITNFLTSVLAGLCMGVGAYLAINNEISPGNVVGVMLIANKLLQPISQFIGELPSFMRARQAYGRLQILFRAADGAGSRMSLPRPEGRLDVSSLAVTAPGTSHFILSQVSFSLPAGTVTAVVGPSGAGKSTLVRCLIGIWAPSLGTVRLDGSELQHWEADALGQHLGYLPQSVELLSGTIAQNIARFGRVDDAAVLAAAQLAGVHEVIQQLPQGYGTDVGEGGSALSGGQRQRIGLARAIYGDPALVVLDEPNSNLDALGEAALAQALEVLKGRGTTCVLITHKANVLTLADYILVLKDGTVSRFGTRDEVLTPRESVWSNNNPSAS
- a CDS encoding HlyD family type I secretion periplasmic adaptor subunit, with the translated sequence MQLTSQMHAPTIQTSWHKPVSLAYLIILTTFGGGAGWATFARLESAAIANGVVVAETNRKTIQHLEGGIVREILVKDGDRVQEGDIILKMDDTQAKSNLDTIKNQINVFRIQEARLLAELHKSSKIVLPNDIAGRLSEYQIRRVYDDQVSNMLQRATYIKSQVDVLNSKILQSEQELSALANDAERASQQLLTIDQELGGLRQLLAKQLVPISRVASLERERIRLQGVSERAVSDKKKVAQSIQETNLTIVQIQKQFLQQVSSDIVDVRKTLSELAEKERVANDILQRTELKAPRTGIVQASKIFTIGAVIRPGDPILEISPTGDQLTISIQISPGDIDSISEGLTAQVRFPTYHSRRVPFMFGHLKSVSYDRVTDPQDPRNFYYQGQITVDAASVPLEIKDKLKPGIPAEVIVTTGEQTPIDYFLGPLFDRLAHGLRER
- a CDS encoding DUF6212 domain-containing protein, producing the protein MKNRNKTSDTHQKINQVLSIAIPVSEEQEWAHIDFESIAIHSVSVNSDGDIILTPLTKIAEVGMPLFVGVFYRNDENYNVANSILQLQSGPINFRLAELVKIDSLDPHQLLSQVNTQLVRFTLVLTAFNRDLMLSQNTLRLEYEKIHRRFSALDSFIQSADVKLIRERISLLPEQEQNDDFPRLDLGRSVISQTLPTYSSGLAAVSLRLGFIDPTQGTKISVSLRVGDNPHPEFRWIIASEDILESGGWIILSLNRAIDSPNKSVVLQVDLREGELNTAWIGLGPVSANNQYVVHEARTNESISNRCLALRTWEAPPGTAVPVTANMIRPTYVRSTEPNNRISTRHRLSAPALEKVKSGTDDSWASGFSPVIYDHYTDAICVHPPNNGYTLAVINGIIPSSANLVIAKSMIANEKSNDIEFCIAIFDPELARLKAGDMRSPIAGTLSWSGWTRVSASMGKVPLSVIVPEETKDKFRANLSLALITKMSSGRNNDFAWARFIDIEVE